One part of the Pieris napi chromosome 4, ilPieNapi1.2, whole genome shotgun sequence genome encodes these proteins:
- the LOC125048651 gene encoding tektin-3-like isoform X2, translating to MAKEVTMCTQLQQWSPVKETAGAPNIPPQVGYCFHSPKKHPWRPIMGYEEIEVTPMPSQPITNTMVDPCYTPTGMAAEPLRFPNLVTGFDRSPEHAARAALYTRYTQYEWNQNSIKNYNESDAKRNFSERVRNDIMRMLRETDEIGTQGQRDSGRRIGERITDTTFWRNEVSIEMERLVSTCEKLNDTRRQLERAIAGIEGPLHIVQECLYHREKRQGLEQVHDAVEQSLLKEVAILRECQDKFRNMLEKVRQQSKNCRATQHELESDMRNKEYSLGIDNMCHQLNNFSKGLQFYAGIERYDPSVCDTERWAAASAATLQRSQSERAKAVQMLSDAENLVNVSATEIWDQWSNTNSAFTRRIAETIEIKNKLQLHLHKVQQEMFDVEKTLELLNKAIEDKLQPLRVAHTRLQARTNRPHLEKCRDEAQNRLVKECCDLQETMETLRSKIATAEGTHQTLLGVRAGLEADLRNKSTTLFIDRDQCMGLRRGYPVTAAIKA from the exons ATGGCAAAAGAAGTAACAATGTGCACG CAATTACAACAATGGAGCCCCGTCAAGGAGACAGCAGGTGCTCCGAATATTCCGCCACAAGTGGGCTATTGCTTTCACTCGCCTAAAAAGCACCCTTGGCGACCAATCATGGGCTATGAAGAAATTGAAGTTACTCCTat GCCATCGCAACCTATAACCAATACGATGGTAGATCCTTGCTACACCCCGACGGGAATGGCAGCGGAGCCCCTTCGCTTCCCGAACTTGGTGACAGGATTTGACCGAAGCCCCGAACACGCGGCCCGAGCTGCACTCTACACCCGTTACACTCAATACGAGTGGAACCAGAACAGCATCAAGAATTACAACGAGTCTGATGCAAAGCGGAATTTCTCGGAGCGTGTCAGAAATGATATCATGAGGATGTTGAG AGAGACTGATGAGATTGGTACTCAAGGTCAGCGTGACTCTGGGAGACGTATCGGAGAACGTATCACCGATACGACCTTTTGGAGAAATGAG GTATCAATTGAAATGGAGCGTCTTGTATCCACTTGCGAGAAGTTGAACGACACTCGAAGACAATTGGAGCGAGCCATCGCCGGTATTGAAGGACCACTGCATATCGTGCAGGAGTGTCTCTACCATCGGGAGAAAAGACAGG GTCTGGAACAAGTCCATGACGCTGTAGAGCAGTCTTTGCTTAAGGAAGTGGCGATACTACGCGAGTGTCAGGACAAGTTCAGAAACATGCTGGAGAAG GTTCGTCAGCAATCTAAAAACTGTCGCGCCACACAACACGAGTTGGAGTCAGACATGCGGAACAAGGAATATTCCCTCGGTATTGACAACATGTGCCATCAGCTCAACAACTTCTCCAAg GGCCTGCAATTCTACGCGGGCATCGAACGCTACGACCCGTCGGTGTGTGACACTGAGCGCTGGGCGGCTGCCAGTGCTGCTACACTGCAGAGGTCGCAATCCGAACGCGCCAAGGCCGTGCAAATGCTCTCcg ATGCCGAGAACCTGGTGAACGTATCGGCGACGGAGATTTGGGACCAATGGAGCAACACCAACAGCGCTTTCACGAGACGCATCGCCGAGACCATCGAGATCAAGAACAAGTTGCAGTTGCACTTGCACAAG GTTCAGCAAGAAATGTTTGACGTGGAGAAGACTCTAGAACTGCTAAACAAGGCTATCGAAGACAAATTGCAGCCGTTGAGGGTGGCTCACACCCGACTCCAAGCGCGGACCAACAGACCGCATCTGGAGAAGTGCCGAGATGAAGCGCAGAATAG ATTGGTGAAAGAATGCTGTGATCTCCAAGAGACTATGGAGACCTTGAGGTCAAAGATAGCTACGGCCGAAGGCACTCACCAGACTTTACTTGGCGTACGAGCGGGGCTGGAAGCGGATTTGCGCAACAAGTCGACCACGCTGTTCATAGACAGGGACCAATGTATGGGACTGAGGCGGGGCTACCCTGTGACTGCTGCTATCAAAGCTTAA
- the LOC125048651 gene encoding tektin-3-like isoform X1, producing the protein MEFGSSYERRSRYNRQLQQWSPVKETAGAPNIPPQVGYCFHSPKKHPWRPIMGYEEIEVTPMPSQPITNTMVDPCYTPTGMAAEPLRFPNLVTGFDRSPEHAARAALYTRYTQYEWNQNSIKNYNESDAKRNFSERVRNDIMRMLRETDEIGTQGQRDSGRRIGERITDTTFWRNEVSIEMERLVSTCEKLNDTRRQLERAIAGIEGPLHIVQECLYHREKRQGLEQVHDAVEQSLLKEVAILRECQDKFRNMLEKVRQQSKNCRATQHELESDMRNKEYSLGIDNMCHQLNNFSKGLQFYAGIERYDPSVCDTERWAAASAATLQRSQSERAKAVQMLSDAENLVNVSATEIWDQWSNTNSAFTRRIAETIEIKNKLQLHLHKVQQEMFDVEKTLELLNKAIEDKLQPLRVAHTRLQARTNRPHLEKCRDEAQNRLVKECCDLQETMETLRSKIATAEGTHQTLLGVRAGLEADLRNKSTTLFIDRDQCMGLRRGYPVTAAIKA; encoded by the exons atggaaTTCGGGAGTTCGTACGAAAGACGCTCGCGGTATAACCGG CAATTACAACAATGGAGCCCCGTCAAGGAGACAGCAGGTGCTCCGAATATTCCGCCACAAGTGGGCTATTGCTTTCACTCGCCTAAAAAGCACCCTTGGCGACCAATCATGGGCTATGAAGAAATTGAAGTTACTCCTat GCCATCGCAACCTATAACCAATACGATGGTAGATCCTTGCTACACCCCGACGGGAATGGCAGCGGAGCCCCTTCGCTTCCCGAACTTGGTGACAGGATTTGACCGAAGCCCCGAACACGCGGCCCGAGCTGCACTCTACACCCGTTACACTCAATACGAGTGGAACCAGAACAGCATCAAGAATTACAACGAGTCTGATGCAAAGCGGAATTTCTCGGAGCGTGTCAGAAATGATATCATGAGGATGTTGAG AGAGACTGATGAGATTGGTACTCAAGGTCAGCGTGACTCTGGGAGACGTATCGGAGAACGTATCACCGATACGACCTTTTGGAGAAATGAG GTATCAATTGAAATGGAGCGTCTTGTATCCACTTGCGAGAAGTTGAACGACACTCGAAGACAATTGGAGCGAGCCATCGCCGGTATTGAAGGACCACTGCATATCGTGCAGGAGTGTCTCTACCATCGGGAGAAAAGACAGG GTCTGGAACAAGTCCATGACGCTGTAGAGCAGTCTTTGCTTAAGGAAGTGGCGATACTACGCGAGTGTCAGGACAAGTTCAGAAACATGCTGGAGAAG GTTCGTCAGCAATCTAAAAACTGTCGCGCCACACAACACGAGTTGGAGTCAGACATGCGGAACAAGGAATATTCCCTCGGTATTGACAACATGTGCCATCAGCTCAACAACTTCTCCAAg GGCCTGCAATTCTACGCGGGCATCGAACGCTACGACCCGTCGGTGTGTGACACTGAGCGCTGGGCGGCTGCCAGTGCTGCTACACTGCAGAGGTCGCAATCCGAACGCGCCAAGGCCGTGCAAATGCTCTCcg ATGCCGAGAACCTGGTGAACGTATCGGCGACGGAGATTTGGGACCAATGGAGCAACACCAACAGCGCTTTCACGAGACGCATCGCCGAGACCATCGAGATCAAGAACAAGTTGCAGTTGCACTTGCACAAG GTTCAGCAAGAAATGTTTGACGTGGAGAAGACTCTAGAACTGCTAAACAAGGCTATCGAAGACAAATTGCAGCCGTTGAGGGTGGCTCACACCCGACTCCAAGCGCGGACCAACAGACCGCATCTGGAGAAGTGCCGAGATGAAGCGCAGAATAG ATTGGTGAAAGAATGCTGTGATCTCCAAGAGACTATGGAGACCTTGAGGTCAAAGATAGCTACGGCCGAAGGCACTCACCAGACTTTACTTGGCGTACGAGCGGGGCTGGAAGCGGATTTGCGCAACAAGTCGACCACGCTGTTCATAGACAGGGACCAATGTATGGGACTGAGGCGGGGCTACCCTGTGACTGCTGCTATCAAAGCTTAA
- the LOC125048653 gene encoding cytosolic Fe-S cluster assembly factor nubp1-A translates to MSNIPENAPHHCPGTQSEDAGKVSACAGCPNQNICASGIPAGPDPAIEIIRNRLSNVKHKILILSGKGGVGKSTVTSLLGHGLAAKNPDINVGILDADICGPSQPRVLGVRGEQVHNSGSGWSPVYVKDNLSLMSIGFLLGSPDDAVIWRGPKKNGMIKQFLSEVDWGDLDYLLIDTPPGTSDEHLSLVQYLCGAGVSGAVVVTTPQEVALLDVRKEIHFCRKVALPVIGVVENMSLFVCPNCHSRSEIFPATTGGAGQMCTELGVRMLGALPLDPLLARCCDAGDDFTTQLPHSPAVQQLRLIVDSIIAVCAEPST, encoded by the exons ATGAGTAACATTCCTGAAAACGCTCCACAtc ATTGCCCTGGAACTCAAAGTGAAGATGCTGGTAAAGTGTCAGCTTGTGCAGGATGTCCAAATCAAAACATTTGTGCTTCAG GTATACCTGCTGGACCTGATCCCGCTATAGAGATAATAAGAAATCGTCTATCAAATGTAAAGCAtaagatattaattttatctgGTAAAGGAGGTGTAGGAAAAAGCACTGTCACATCACTGCTTGGTCATGGCCTGGCAGCTAAGAATCCAGATATAAat GTTGGTATCCTGGATGCAGATATTTGCGGCCCCAGTCAGCCACGGGTGTTGGGAGTGCGTGGAGAACAAGTACATAACTCTGGATCAGGATGGTCGCCTGtc TATGTAAAGGACAACCTTTCGCTGATGTCAATCGGTTTCCTGCTGGGTAGCCCCGATGATGCTGTCATCTGGAGAGGACCTAAGAAGAatg gcaTGATTAAGCAGTTTCTAAGTGAAGTGGATTGGGGAGATCTCGACTACTTGCTGATTGATACGCCACCAG gTACATCTGACGAGCACCTCTCCCTGGTGCAATACCTGTGCGGGGCGGGCGTGAGCGGCGCGGTAGTCGTGACGACGCCTCAAGAGGTGGCGCTGCTCGACGTGCGAAAGGAGATACACTTCTGCCGCAAAGTGGCGCTGCCCGTCATCGGCGTAGTCGAAAACATGTCCCTCTTCGTGTGCCCCAATTGCCAT aGCCGCAGCGAAATCTTCCCGGCCACAACGGGTGGCGCAGGACAAATGTGTACGGAGTTGGGCGTCCGCATGTTAGGAGCGTTGCCTTTGGACCCGCTTCTCGCTCGCTGCTGCGACGCAGGCGACGATTTCACCACGCAGCTGCCGCATTCGCCGGCCGTACAACAATTGAGACTCATTGTCGATA GTATAATAGCAGTCTGCGCAGAGCCGTCTACTTAA